In Gemmatimonas sp., the DNA window ATGCTCTTGCGCCGTTCGATGGGCGGTGGTCGCTGTCGTCAGCGACGGCGACGAGGGGTTGGGGCGGACGGTGCGGTCGTATGCTGCGCGAGCGACCGTCGAATGTCGCTGATCAGCTGGGCGGCATCGGCAGGCGTCATCATGGCACTCACGTGTTGCGCGCCGACAAACGCCAGGTACTCGAGCTGCGCTGACTCGCGTGCGCTTTTCGCGTTGACGGCAGCGTGCAGTTCCGTGAGATACGCCATCCGGCGTGCATCGACGCGCGCGACGACGGCCCGCGCGCGAGCATCACGCAAGGCCCAGGAGCGCACAGCAAGGTCCAACCGATGATCGAGGCGTTCCACTGCGTCGTCGAGCCGTGCGGCGCGCTGACCGAGATCGTCCGCCGCCCCCGCGAAAGCAATCGGTGCCTCGGTGAGCGTCTCCTCCCACCGCGCGAGCAACCGTGTGAGGAATGCGTCGAGATCGCGGAAGTGGTGGTAGAACGATCCCTTGGTACGTTCGAGCGCCGTGCACATGCGATCGACGGTGAGGGCCGACATGCCTTCGTCACGCAGGAGGGCGAGGCCGGCGTCACACCAGTCACCAGGAGCGAGTCGCGTATTCACTGGCGTACCGCCAGCGCCGTGCACACGGCCAGCGCGAGACAGAGCGGCGAGTAAAACCACACGTTCAGCCGCGCGAAGGGGCCACCTGCCGTTTCAGGACGCATGCGCACATCGACAAATCCTTGAAGCCCGCGTAGCAGCAGCACAGCCGCGCCGAGCAGCGCCGCAGGTCGTAGCCACCGGCGCGGCACCGGCAGCGGCAGCAGACCGGCTCCACCGAGCACCGTGAGGGCCGCAGCCAGCAAAATAGCCGCTACCATCCACGTCGCCGTCGATCCCGGTGAATGTCGTCCCGGCGCGCCCCCTACCACGGTGCGATGCAGTGAGTTGGCGTCGGTGCCCGGCCACATGCCCCCCAGAGCCCAATACGCATGCACCCCGGCGAGGACGATGAACATGACGGCTGCGACGATCGTTGGGATCGACGCCGACAATGGAGCGCTCATGCGTCGACCCAGACGCCATCGCGGTGCGTGAAGCAGGCGCTTCGCAAGCCGAATGGCTCCGGCGTGATTCCACGCGACGCGTCCCACACTTCGAGACGGTCTGGTACGAAGTGCAGCACCACGAAATCAGCCGAGGTCGGTCCCTCCGGCCAAAAGGCGTACCAGGTCGGCATGAAGCGGTGCTGTCGCACGGCCATTGACTCCACCACGTCCATGCGGCCGGCGAGTACCACGCAGGCGGCTGTGCTGTCGTCCTGATACACGACCGTCGCACGCGCATCGGTACGCAGTACCGCGACCTTGCGCGAGGAGGCGCTGGTGCCGAACCAGACACTGAGATCTGGTT includes these proteins:
- a CDS encoding TetR/AcrR family transcriptional regulator; the protein is MNTRLAPGDWCDAGLALLRDEGMSALTVDRMCTALERTKGSFYHHFRDLDAFLTRLLARWEETLTEAPIAFAGAADDLGQRAARLDDAVERLDHRLDLAVRSWALRDARARAVVARVDARRMAYLTELHAAVNAKSARESAQLEYLAFVGAQHVSAMMTPADAAQLISDIRRSLAQHTTAPSAPTPRRRR
- a CDS encoding DUF3995 domain-containing protein, which produces MSAPLSASIPTIVAAVMFIVLAGVHAYWALGGMWPGTDANSLHRTVVGGAPGRHSPGSTATWMVAAILLAAALTVLGGAGLLPLPVPRRWLRPAALLGAAVLLLRGLQGFVDVRMRPETAGGPFARLNVWFYSPLCLALAVCTALAVRQ
- a CDS encoding pyridoxamine 5'-phosphate oxidase family protein, giving the protein MRRRKFCLVTTVGHDGVSARVLQPFPPEPDLSVWFGTSASSRKVAVLRTDARATVVYQDDSTAACVVLAGRMDVVESMAVRQHRFMPTWYAFWPEGPTSADFVVLHFVPDRLEVWDASRGITPEPFGLRSACFTHRDGVWVDA